From one Nonomuraea polychroma genomic stretch:
- a CDS encoding MarR family winged helix-turn-helix transcriptional regulator, protein MTLLRDDGLTAEELTVWRLLQRAQVRITRHLEAELLVAHDLPLASYEVLMQLAEAPERRLRMNDLADRVLLSRSGLTRLIDRLQRDGLVSREACADDARGLFAVLTDAGAARLAEATPTYLRGIRTQFLDMLGGGEIAQIRAMLGKLKISGGAP, encoded by the coding sequence GTGACCCTCCTGCGCGACGACGGCCTGACCGCCGAGGAGTTGACAGTCTGGCGGCTTCTGCAGCGTGCCCAGGTGCGCATCACCCGTCATCTGGAGGCGGAGCTGCTCGTCGCCCACGATCTGCCGCTGGCCTCGTACGAGGTGCTCATGCAGCTGGCCGAGGCGCCCGAGCGGCGGCTGCGCATGAACGATCTCGCCGACCGCGTGCTGCTCTCCCGCAGCGGCCTGACCAGGCTCATCGACCGGCTGCAACGTGACGGGCTGGTGTCGCGTGAAGCGTGCGCGGACGACGCCCGCGGGCTGTTCGCGGTGCTGACCGACGCCGGCGCCGCCCGGCTGGCCGAGGCGACCCCCACCTACCTGCGCGGCATCAGGACCCAGTTCCTCGACATGCTCGGCGGCGGCGAGATCGCCCAGATCCGGGCCATGCTCGGCAAGCTGAAGATCAGCGGCGGGGCTCCTTGA
- a CDS encoding DUF1003 domain-containing protein: protein MTAERLDQPRALRRSLRPHYDPEVFGRMSERIARFIGTARFLVYMTVFVMVWVSWNVFAPPHLKFDPYPFIFLTLMLSLQASYAAPLILLAQNRQDDRDRIQYEHDREAAARNQAEIEYLTREIAGLRMAINEVATRDYLRVELGRLLDEIKEPRR from the coding sequence ATGACCGCTGAACGACTTGACCAGCCTCGTGCGCTGCGGCGCTCGCTGCGGCCGCACTACGATCCTGAGGTGTTCGGCCGCATGTCGGAGCGGATAGCCCGCTTCATCGGCACGGCCAGGTTCCTCGTCTACATGACCGTTTTCGTGATGGTCTGGGTCAGCTGGAACGTCTTCGCGCCCCCCCACCTCAAGTTCGACCCTTATCCGTTCATCTTTCTCACGCTGATGCTGTCGCTGCAGGCCAGCTATGCCGCGCCGCTGATCCTGCTGGCCCAGAACCGGCAGGACGACCGTGACCGCATCCAGTACGAGCACGACCGCGAGGCCGCCGCGCGCAACCAGGCCGAGATCGAATACCTGACCCGCGAGATCGCCGGGCTGCGCATGGCGATCAACGAGGTCGCCACCCGCGACTACCTGCGCGTGGAGCTCGGCCGCCTGCTCGACGAGATCAAGGAGCCCCGCCGCTGA
- a CDS encoding magnesium transporter MgtE N-terminal domain-containing protein, producing the protein MKIFVARLPGTPVFDPAGDQIGRVRDVVVGLRIGRRPTVHGLVVEVQPRRRVFLPITRVRRIEPGAVVFTGRINMRRFEQRATETLVVGEMLDLAVTVAGEPMTVYDVAMDEFKPSTWEITQVAVYKGRRRDPRIVDWNEVSGFDKLQKDQGAAGLIAAFESMRAADMASALHELPSKRRVEIARALNDDRLADVLEELPPDDQIGILGTLDPERAADVLEEMGPDDAADLLHDLPDEQAAKLLALMEPDEADPVRRLLTYPEDSAGGVMTSEPVILPPTATVAEALAHIRLQDLTPAVAAQVYVTRPPTETPTGTYLGVSHFQRLLREPPSTLLGAVMDPSIDPIRPAFTLIEVTAYLAHYNLVAAPVVDELGRLVGAVTVDDVLDHLLPEDWREGAAHDR; encoded by the coding sequence GTGAAGATCTTCGTGGCCCGGCTGCCGGGGACCCCGGTCTTCGACCCGGCAGGGGATCAGATCGGCCGGGTCAGGGACGTCGTGGTCGGCCTGCGCATCGGCCGCCGGCCCACTGTGCACGGCCTCGTGGTGGAGGTGCAGCCGCGCCGCCGGGTGTTTCTGCCCATCACCCGCGTACGCCGCATCGAGCCGGGCGCCGTCGTCTTCACCGGCCGCATCAACATGCGCAGGTTCGAGCAGCGCGCCACCGAGACGCTGGTGGTCGGCGAGATGCTGGACCTGGCCGTCACCGTCGCCGGCGAGCCCATGACCGTCTACGACGTGGCCATGGACGAGTTCAAGCCGTCCACCTGGGAGATCACCCAGGTCGCCGTCTACAAGGGGAGGCGTCGGGATCCGCGCATCGTGGACTGGAACGAGGTGTCGGGGTTCGACAAACTCCAGAAGGACCAGGGGGCGGCCGGGCTGATCGCGGCGTTCGAGTCGATGCGCGCCGCCGACATGGCCAGCGCCCTGCACGAGCTGCCGAGCAAGCGGCGCGTCGAGATCGCCCGCGCGCTCAACGACGACCGGCTGGCCGACGTTCTGGAGGAGCTGCCGCCCGACGACCAGATCGGCATCCTCGGCACGCTGGACCCGGAGCGGGCGGCCGACGTCCTGGAGGAGATGGGCCCCGACGACGCCGCCGACCTGCTGCACGACCTGCCCGACGAGCAGGCGGCCAAGCTGCTGGCGCTGATGGAGCCGGATGAGGCGGACCCCGTGCGGCGGCTGCTGACCTACCCGGAGGACAGCGCGGGCGGCGTGATGACGAGCGAGCCGGTGATCCTGCCGCCCACCGCCACGGTGGCCGAGGCGCTCGCGCACATCAGGCTGCAGGACCTGACGCCCGCGGTCGCGGCGCAGGTCTACGTGACCCGGCCGCCCACCGAGACGCCGACGGGGACGTACCTGGGGGTCTCGCACTTCCAGCGGCTGCTGCGCGAGCCGCCGTCCACGCTGCTCGGCGCGGTGATGGACCCGTCGATCGACCCGATCAGGCCGGCGTTCACGCTGATCGAGGTCACCGCCTACCTGGCGCACTACAACCTCGTCGCGGCCCCGGTCGTGGACGAGCTGGGCAGGCTCGTCGGTGCGGTGACCGTGGACGACGTCCTGGACCACCTGCTTCCCGAGGACTGGCGCGAGGGGGCCGCCCATGACCGCTGA
- a CDS encoding EamA family transporter — MAKYLITAGLAPIEAVWTRMAGAGLLLLAVLAVVRPQALRIPRSRLPFFGLYAVMAVAGVQSLYFVAITRLPVGVALLLEFMAPVMVVAWVRVVRKIRLARAAYVGAVVAVVGLGIVVEVWQGLRLDALGLLLGLVAGACCAGYFLMNDAFGDDVDPLGLIAWGMTGAAVVLIPFARPWNIPWDAFTTSATPSEAGLTLPVLAAYLWMVLIATVTAYILGVNAVRRLSAAVGATVASLEVIGGALVAWALLGETLGVFQIIGGLIVLSGALLAQTATAAPDPSPATTAGQPEAVQV, encoded by the coding sequence ATGGCCAAATACCTCATCACCGCCGGCCTGGCGCCGATCGAGGCCGTCTGGACGCGGATGGCGGGCGCGGGGCTGCTGCTGCTCGCCGTCCTTGCCGTGGTCCGGCCGCAGGCGCTGCGGATCCCGCGGTCGAGGTTGCCGTTCTTCGGGCTGTACGCGGTCATGGCCGTGGCCGGGGTGCAGTCTCTGTACTTCGTCGCGATCACGCGGCTGCCCGTCGGGGTGGCGCTGCTGCTGGAGTTCATGGCTCCGGTGATGGTGGTGGCCTGGGTGCGCGTCGTGCGCAAGATCCGGCTCGCGCGGGCCGCCTACGTGGGCGCGGTCGTCGCGGTCGTGGGCCTCGGGATCGTCGTCGAGGTGTGGCAGGGGTTGCGGCTGGACGCGCTGGGGCTGCTGCTGGGGCTGGTGGCCGGGGCGTGCTGCGCCGGATATTTCCTCATGAACGATGCCTTCGGCGACGACGTGGACCCGCTCGGGCTGATCGCTTGGGGGATGACGGGGGCGGCGGTGGTGCTCATCCCGTTCGCCCGTCCCTGGAACATCCCGTGGGACGCCTTCACCACCTCCGCCACGCCGTCAGAGGCCGGGCTGACCTTGCCGGTGCTCGCCGCGTACCTGTGGATGGTGCTGATCGCCACCGTGACCGCGTACATCCTGGGGGTGAACGCCGTGCGGCGGTTGTCGGCCGCGGTGGGCGCCACGGTGGCGTCCCTGGAGGTCATCGGCGGCGCGCTGGTGGCCTGGGCGCTGCTCGGCGAGACGCTCGGCGTCTTCCAGATCATCGGCGGCCTGATCGTCCTGTCCGGCGCCCTCCTGGCCCAGACCGCCACGGCCGCTCCCGACCCGTCCCCGGCGACGACGGCCGGGCAACCCGAGGCCGTCCAGGTCTAA
- a CDS encoding sec-independent translocase produces MFGLGWAEIGALIVLALLVFGPDKLPQAAAQAGRTLRNLRRMANNARDDLRAGLGPEFQNFDPTDLNPRNFVRKHLLDDLEEDWNDKPKELEPATTAPYTDPVVDELGYGEIPPYDSEAT; encoded by the coding sequence GTGTTCGGACTCGGGTGGGCGGAGATCGGGGCGCTGATCGTTCTGGCGCTGCTCGTCTTCGGACCTGACAAACTGCCTCAGGCCGCCGCGCAGGCCGGTCGGACGCTGCGCAATCTGCGCCGCATGGCCAACAACGCCCGCGACGATCTCCGTGCCGGCCTGGGCCCGGAGTTCCAGAACTTCGACCCGACCGATCTCAACCCGCGCAACTTCGTCCGCAAGCATCTCCTCGACGACCTCGAGGAGGACTGGAACGACAAGCCGAAGGAGCTCGAGCCCGCCACCACGGCCCCGTACACGGATCCGGTCGTGGACGAGCTGGGTTACGGCGAGATCCCGCCCTACGACTCGGAAGCGACCTGA
- a CDS encoding S1C family serine protease, with product MGAGWAPPPPGGHGPPATGRRGPGLGALVTIAVAIAVVASMLGSVGTYLLTKPSSSNDPSYSLGPVPTGATNRAPDSVAGVAARVLPSVVSLEVGNGSSTEGASGSGFLIKNGYVVTNNHVVSLAARGGEIRIMFNNRKTTSARIVGRDPGSDLAVVKPEETFGTPEITLGNSDQVVVGDPVIAIGSPLGLTGTVTTGIVSSLNRPVIAGDETGAGNEEPAYISAIQTDAAINPGNSGGPLVNSRGEVVGVNSAIATLSRSVNSQSGSIGLGFAIPVNQTRRVAEELISTGRAKRPKIGIVLDKDYRGQGVKIASEPAAGRQPVDAGGPADKAGLKAGDIILEIDGLTLQDGNELIALIRSKTPGSKITIKYQRDGQERTATLVVVAEDGPTPSPS from the coding sequence ATGGGTGCCGGGTGGGCGCCGCCGCCTCCGGGCGGGCACGGACCGCCCGCGACGGGCCGTCGCGGGCCGGGTCTCGGCGCCCTGGTCACGATCGCCGTGGCCATCGCCGTGGTGGCCTCCATGCTCGGCAGCGTCGGGACATACCTGCTCACCAAGCCCAGCAGCAGCAACGACCCCTCCTACAGCCTTGGCCCGGTGCCGACGGGCGCCACCAACCGGGCGCCGGACTCGGTGGCGGGCGTGGCCGCGCGGGTGCTGCCCAGCGTCGTCTCGCTCGAGGTCGGCAACGGCTCCAGCACCGAAGGGGCGTCCGGGTCCGGGTTCCTGATCAAGAACGGCTACGTGGTGACGAACAACCACGTGGTCTCCCTGGCCGCGCGGGGTGGCGAGATCCGGATCATGTTCAACAACCGGAAGACCACCTCGGCCCGTATCGTCGGCCGCGACCCGGGCTCCGACCTGGCCGTGGTCAAGCCGGAGGAGACGTTCGGGACTCCCGAGATCACTCTGGGCAACTCCGACCAGGTGGTGGTGGGTGACCCGGTGATCGCCATCGGCTCGCCGCTCGGCCTGACGGGCACGGTCACGACGGGCATCGTCAGCTCGCTCAACCGCCCGGTCATCGCCGGCGACGAAACCGGGGCCGGCAACGAGGAGCCCGCGTACATCAGCGCCATCCAGACGGACGCGGCCATCAACCCCGGCAACTCGGGCGGGCCGCTGGTCAACAGCCGGGGCGAGGTCGTCGGCGTGAACTCGGCCATCGCCACCCTCAGCCGGTCGGTGAACAGCCAGAGCGGCAGCATCGGGCTCGGCTTCGCGATCCCGGTCAACCAGACGCGGCGGGTGGCGGAGGAACTGATCAGCACCGGTCGGGCCAAGCGGCCGAAGATCGGCATCGTGCTGGACAAGGACTACCGGGGACAGGGCGTGAAGATCGCGTCCGAGCCTGCCGCGGGGCGGCAGCCTGTGGACGCCGGCGGGCCCGCCGACAAGGCCGGGCTGAAGGCCGGTGACATCATCCTCGAGATCGACGGGCTGACGTTGCAGGACGGGAACGAGCTGATCGCGCTGATCCGGAGCAAGACGCCGGGGTCCAAGATCACCATCAAGTACCAACGCGACGGCCAGGAACGCACCGCCACGCTCGTGGTGGTTGCTGAGGACGGGCCGACGCCGTCGCCATCTTAA
- a CDS encoding anti-sigma factor family protein yields the protein MAHLGERVSALVDGELNHHERERALAHLTFCADCRREVESMRALKSRLRSLDTPAMPADLTMSLLRMAEPGGPLPPRERPFPARTFGGVPIPGPHSIAPLDNRPRRGASGGASGPGRPGRRRSGYVAVGVVSAAVALGTFFAVSGAGQGPTTPPVELWKVQQSPTNSPSIATP from the coding sequence ATGGCTCATCTTGGAGAACGTGTTTCCGCGCTCGTCGACGGAGAGCTCAACCACCACGAACGCGAGCGCGCGCTGGCGCATCTGACCTTCTGCGCTGACTGCCGGCGCGAGGTGGAGTCGATGCGGGCGCTGAAGTCGCGCCTGCGTTCGCTCGACACCCCGGCGATGCCGGCCGACCTCACGATGTCCCTGCTCCGGATGGCGGAGCCGGGTGGGCCGCTGCCGCCGAGGGAGCGCCCTTTCCCCGCGCGTACGTTCGGGGGAGTGCCCATCCCTGGGCCGCACAGCATCGCTCCCCTGGACAACCGCCCGCGCAGGGGCGCCAGTGGCGGGGCTTCGGGTCCTGGACGCCCTGGTAGGCGGCGGAGCGGATACGTCGCGGTGGGCGTGGTCTCGGCCGCTGTGGCGCTCGGGACGTTCTTCGCCGTCTCCGGCGCGGGGCAGGGTCCGACGACGCCGCCGGTCGAGTTGTGGAAGGTGCAGCAGTCGCCGACCAACTCGCCGTCGATTGCCACACCCTGA
- the sigE gene encoding RNA polymerase sigma factor SigE — protein MTVAVVPQRGVLVDESDHQTDTPVSSEWTPPTWEEVVRTHSARVYRLAYRLTGNVHDAEDLTQEVFVRVFRSLSSYTPGTFEGWLHRITTNLFLDMARRKQRIRFEGLADDAAERLRGREPSPAQAFDDAHLEPDIQAALDALAPEFRAAIVLCDIEGLSYEEIAATLGVKLGTVRSRIHRGRAQLREALDHRAPRNSQLPPTVIRGEEV, from the coding sequence ATGACGGTAGCGGTGGTCCCACAGAGAGGAGTTCTGGTGGACGAAAGCGACCACCAGACCGATACTCCGGTGTCGTCTGAGTGGACTCCTCCCACCTGGGAGGAAGTCGTACGGACGCACTCCGCACGCGTGTATCGGCTTGCATACCGGCTGACCGGCAACGTGCACGATGCCGAGGACCTCACACAAGAGGTCTTCGTCCGGGTTTTCAGGTCGCTGTCGAGCTACACCCCCGGCACGTTCGAGGGGTGGCTGCACCGGATCACGACGAACCTGTTCCTCGACATGGCGCGGCGCAAGCAGCGCATCAGATTCGAGGGGCTGGCCGACGACGCCGCCGAGCGGCTGCGCGGCCGGGAGCCGTCGCCGGCGCAGGCGTTCGACGACGCCCACCTGGAGCCCGACATTCAGGCCGCTCTCGACGCGCTCGCACCTGAGTTCCGGGCCGCGATCGTGCTGTGCGACATCGAGGGTCTGTCTTATGAGGAGATCGCGGCCACGCTCGGCGTCAAGCTGGGTACGGTCCGAAGCCGTATTCACCGTGGCCGGGCGCAGTTGCGGGAGGCGCTCGACCACCGGGCCCCGCGCAACTCTCAACTCCCCCCGACCGTGATCCGTGGGGAGGAAGTCTGA
- a CDS encoding O-methyltransferase, which produces MTSQVEATLAYAEQFHHEDEVLRAARQRGLEMGAIPILPGGGAALCFLATAVNAKSVVEVGTGCGVSGLWLLRGMRADGTLTSVDVEPEHQRLARQAFAEAGFSGGRVRLISGRALDVLPRLSDGGYDMVFADGAKQEYADYLSEAVRLLRVGGIVAFDNMLWHNRVADPAQRDPDTVTLREVGKLVQSDDRLRSVLMPLGDGLLAAVKVSD; this is translated from the coding sequence ATGACCAGTCAGGTGGAGGCCACTCTGGCCTATGCGGAGCAGTTTCATCACGAGGATGAGGTCCTGCGCGCGGCGCGGCAGCGCGGGCTGGAGATGGGGGCCATACCCATCCTTCCCGGCGGCGGGGCGGCGTTGTGCTTCCTCGCCACCGCCGTCAACGCCAAGTCGGTCGTGGAGGTCGGCACGGGATGCGGCGTCTCCGGCCTGTGGCTGCTGCGCGGCATGCGCGCCGACGGCACGCTGACGAGCGTCGACGTCGAGCCTGAGCACCAGAGGCTGGCCCGGCAGGCGTTCGCGGAGGCGGGGTTCTCCGGCGGACGGGTGCGGCTGATCTCGGGGCGGGCGCTCGACGTGCTGCCGCGGCTGTCGGACGGCGGCTATGACATGGTGTTCGCCGACGGCGCGAAGCAGGAGTACGCCGACTACCTCTCCGAGGCGGTCCGGCTGCTGCGCGTGGGCGGCATCGTGGCTTTCGACAACATGTTGTGGCACAACCGGGTGGCCGATCCCGCGCAGCGCGACCCGGACACGGTGACGCTGCGCGAGGTGGGCAAGCTGGTGCAGTCGGATGATCGCTTGCGCTCGGTGCTCATGCCCTTGGGCGACGGCCTCCTGGCCGCCGTCAAGGTGTCGGACTGA
- a CDS encoding leucyl aminopeptidase, with amino-acid sequence MPIETTASVVAEVPDDADLLAVPYTSDLAPAQVVELHLPVGDLLSHYEAKGEAGEIVEVPVPRAGGGVGRVLFYGVGDGSPRALRKAGAALARRVKGKDTLTVVAPGGDVGAFAEAALLASYSFKIGNAGKKPVRELALAGADEGAVQRAQIVAQAVALARDLANTPSSVKNPAWLAERAAESGLPVRVWDEEQLQADGFGGIVAVGRGSASPPRLIQISYTPSEPVDRHVVLVGKGITFDSGGLSLKPTDNMKTQKTDMAGGAVVIAVLRALARLGAPVRVTGLIAAAENMPSGTAQRPSDVIKHYGGRTVEVLNTDAEGRLVLADALAYADSVLDPDAVVDIATLTGAISVALGRNVGAVYASDDVLAKQLVDAGQASDDRLWRMPLIEDYTPALESSVADLANVEAGSRFGAGSITAALFLREFAGRRPWAHLDIAGVGRSTVDEGTLSKGATGFGVRVLLEWLTRS; translated from the coding sequence GTGCCCATTGAGACCACTGCCTCGGTGGTCGCCGAGGTTCCCGACGACGCCGACCTGCTGGCCGTCCCCTACACCTCCGACCTCGCCCCCGCGCAGGTAGTCGAGCTGCACCTGCCGGTAGGCGACCTGCTGTCGCACTACGAGGCCAAGGGGGAGGCCGGGGAGATCGTCGAGGTGCCGGTGCCCCGGGCCGGCGGCGGGGTGGGCCGGGTCCTGTTCTACGGCGTCGGCGACGGGTCGCCGCGCGCCCTGCGCAAGGCCGGGGCCGCGCTGGCGCGCAGGGTCAAGGGCAAGGACACGCTGACGGTGGTGGCGCCCGGCGGCGACGTGGGGGCGTTCGCCGAGGCGGCGCTGCTGGCCTCGTACTCGTTCAAGATCGGGAACGCGGGCAAGAAGCCCGTGCGTGAGCTGGCGTTGGCGGGGGCTGACGAGGGCGCCGTGCAGCGTGCGCAGATCGTGGCCCAGGCGGTGGCGCTGGCCCGTGACCTCGCCAACACGCCGTCCTCGGTCAAGAACCCCGCCTGGCTCGCCGAGCGGGCCGCCGAGAGCGGGCTGCCGGTGCGGGTCTGGGACGAGGAGCAACTGCAGGCCGACGGGTTCGGCGGCATCGTGGCCGTCGGGCGGGGATCGGCCAGCCCGCCCAGGCTCATCCAGATCTCCTACACGCCTTCCGAGCCCGTCGACCGGCACGTGGTGCTGGTAGGCAAGGGCATCACGTTCGACTCGGGCGGGTTGTCGCTCAAGCCCACCGACAACATGAAGACCCAGAAGACCGACATGGCGGGCGGGGCCGTCGTGATCGCCGTGCTCCGCGCGCTGGCGCGGCTGGGCGCGCCCGTACGGGTCACCGGGCTGATCGCCGCCGCCGAGAACATGCCCTCAGGCACCGCCCAGCGGCCCAGTGACGTCATCAAGCACTACGGCGGCCGCACGGTCGAGGTGCTCAACACCGACGCCGAGGGGCGGCTCGTGCTGGCCGACGCGCTCGCCTACGCCGACTCCGTCCTCGACCCCGACGCGGTCGTGGACATCGCCACGCTCACCGGGGCGATCAGCGTGGCGCTCGGCCGCAACGTGGGCGCCGTCTACGCGTCCGACGACGTGCTGGCCAAGCAGCTCGTGGACGCCGGGCAGGCCAGTGACGACCGGCTGTGGCGGATGCCGCTGATCGAGGACTACACGCCCGCGCTGGAGTCGTCGGTCGCCGACCTGGCCAACGTGGAGGCGGGGTCGAGGTTCGGGGCCGGGTCGATCACGGCGGCGTTGTTCCTGCGGGAGTTCGCGGGCCGGCGGCCGTGGGCGCACCTCGACATCGCTGGGGTCGGGCGCAGCACGGTGGACGAGGGCACGCTCAGCAAGGGCGCCACGGGGTTCGGCGTGCGCGTCCTCCTGGAGTGGCTCACCCGCTCCTGA
- a CDS encoding DUF3117 domain-containing protein produces MAAMKPRTGDGPLEVTKEGRGIVMRVPLEGGGRLVVEISADEAKALGEALKNVVG; encoded by the coding sequence ATGGCGGCGATGAAGCCGCGGACCGGCGATGGTCCGCTCGAGGTCACCAAGGAAGGGCGCGGCATTGTCATGCGGGTCCCCCTGGAGGGTGGCGGCCGGCTCGTCGTGGAGATCTCCGCCGACGAGGCGAAGGCGCTCGGTGAGGCGTTGAAGAACGTCGTCGGCTGA
- a CDS encoding PaaX family transcriptional regulator C-terminal domain-containing protein, which produces MHARAALFDLYGDHLRSRGGQASVAALVRLMKPLEIAAPAVRTAVSRMVRQGWLRPIRLPHGAGYALTPKCVRRLDEAALRIYRAGTFTWHGRWHLIVLEPVKERPRRERLRADLTFLGYAALSETTWIGPRSSIELDNLLEGEGVRADRFDAALEGDPRELVARAWDLTAIGEAYEQWHAEAVTLISTLPESAPDDQVFATRSRLVHGWRNFLFRDPGLPPELLPAGWPGEKARAYFEQEAARLLPAAAAFVDRELI; this is translated from the coding sequence GTGCACGCTCGCGCCGCCCTCTTCGATCTCTACGGAGACCACCTGCGCTCGCGCGGTGGACAGGCGTCCGTCGCGGCGCTCGTCCGGCTCATGAAGCCCCTGGAAATAGCGGCTCCCGCCGTTCGCACGGCCGTCTCACGCATGGTGCGGCAGGGCTGGCTGCGGCCGATCAGGCTTCCGCACGGCGCCGGCTACGCGCTGACGCCGAAGTGCGTCAGGCGGCTGGATGAGGCGGCGCTCAGAATTTACCGAGCCGGGACTTTCACCTGGCACGGCCGCTGGCACCTGATCGTCCTGGAGCCGGTCAAGGAGCGGCCGCGCAGGGAGCGGCTGCGGGCCGACCTGACGTTCCTCGGCTACGCGGCGCTGTCGGAGACCACCTGGATCGGTCCACGCTCGTCGATCGAGCTGGACAATCTGCTGGAAGGCGAGGGCGTGCGGGCCGACAGGTTCGACGCGGCGCTGGAGGGCGACCCTCGCGAGCTGGTGGCGCGGGCGTGGGATCTGACGGCCATCGGCGAGGCGTACGAGCAGTGGCACGCCGAGGCTGTCACGCTGATCAGCACGCTGCCCGAGTCGGCCCCGGACGACCAGGTGTTCGCGACCAGGAGCAGGCTCGTGCACGGATGGCGCAACTTCCTGTTCCGTGACCCTGGGCTGCCGCCCGAGCTGTTGCCCGCCGGCTGGCCGGGCGAGAAGGCCAGGGCCTACTTCGAGCAGGAGGCCGCCCGGCTGCTGCCCGCAGCCGCCGCGTTCGTCGACAGGGAGTTGATTTGA
- a CDS encoding enoyl-CoA hydratase-related protein: MIRYDVADAVAAITLDRPDAMNSLTAELKDALLDAVRRAAGDPAIRAVLLTGAGRAFCAGQDLREHADNLEAGRGLAGTVHRHYNPIVELITTMPKPVVAAVNGVAAGAGASLAFACDLRVASEKAKFALAFAGIGLAPDSGASWTLQRLIGQGRAAELMLLGEPLDAPRALQLGLVTRVVPADEVLKTAHELAVRLAQGPTLAYAATKRALAYSATHSLPDSLALEAELQDACAATQDHLNATRAFLAKERPTFHAE; encoded by the coding sequence TTGATCCGCTATGACGTGGCCGACGCCGTCGCCGCCATCACGCTCGACCGCCCCGACGCGATGAACTCACTCACCGCCGAGCTCAAGGACGCCCTGCTCGACGCGGTGCGCCGGGCCGCGGGCGACCCCGCGATCAGGGCCGTTCTGCTCACCGGGGCAGGACGGGCCTTCTGCGCGGGCCAGGACCTGCGCGAGCACGCCGACAACCTGGAGGCGGGCCGCGGCCTGGCCGGCACCGTTCACCGGCACTACAACCCGATCGTGGAGCTGATCACCACCATGCCCAAGCCGGTGGTGGCCGCGGTCAACGGCGTGGCCGCCGGCGCGGGCGCGTCCCTGGCGTTCGCCTGCGACCTGCGGGTCGCCTCGGAGAAGGCCAAGTTCGCGCTGGCGTTCGCCGGCATCGGCCTGGCGCCGGACTCGGGCGCGTCGTGGACCCTGCAGCGCCTGATCGGCCAGGGCCGCGCCGCCGAGCTGATGTTGCTGGGCGAGCCGCTCGACGCACCCCGCGCGCTGCAGCTCGGGCTGGTCACGCGCGTGGTCCCCGCCGACGAGGTGCTGAAGACGGCCCACGAGCTGGCGGTACGCCTCGCGCAGGGCCCGACCCTCGCGTACGCGGCGACCAAACGGGCGCTGGCCTACTCCGCGACGCACTCGCTGCCCGACTCGCTGGCCCTGGAAGCCGAGCTCCAGGACGCATGCGCCGCCACCCAGGACCATCTGAACGCCACCCGCGCCTTCCTCGCCAAGGAACGCCCCACGTTCCACGCCGAGTGA